One genomic window of Leptospira perdikensis includes the following:
- a CDS encoding Hsp20/alpha crystallin family protein, with protein MLFRILDPQTKANQFWRDFDRLNDELTRSILDSQFGSASNFPPVNVYTKEDEALVTCLLPGLEPDQIEINVKDNLLSIHGKKKAEELAEGTEVHRREIFNGEFHRTLELPFRVDGEQVLAKFTNGVLNIHLPRREEDKPKKVSVIAG; from the coding sequence ATGTTGTTCCGAATTCTAGACCCACAAACCAAAGCAAATCAATTCTGGAGAGATTTTGATCGATTGAATGATGAGTTGACCCGTTCCATTTTGGACAGCCAATTCGGTTCCGCTTCAAATTTTCCTCCAGTGAACGTATACACGAAGGAAGACGAGGCTCTGGTCACTTGTCTACTCCCCGGTCTCGAACCAGACCAAATCGAAATCAATGTTAAGGACAATTTACTTTCTATTCACGGAAAGAAAAAAGCAGAAGAACTAGCGGAAGGAACCGAAGTACATCGCCGCGAAATTTTTAATGGAGAATTCCATAGAACCTTGGAGCTTCCTTTCCGAGTGGATGGGGAACAGGTTCTTGCTAAATTTACTAACGGAGTTTTGAACATCCACCTTCCTCGTAGAGAAGAGGATAAACCTAAAAAAGTATCTGTCATTGCCGGATAA
- a CDS encoding Hsp20/alpha crystallin family protein: MNTLTKENNQEAKENVAEKDQKVTTRVYSPNVDVLETEEELLFRVEMPGVDQSSVEISIEKDQLILEGKFVPSLEARGQVRLAEYREGNYFRKFTIGKAIHSDKATAKMKNGILELTIPKMEPKKTKVEIQK; this comes from the coding sequence ATGAATACACTCACTAAAGAAAACAATCAAGAAGCAAAAGAGAACGTTGCCGAAAAAGACCAGAAGGTAACAACTAGAGTTTACTCGCCAAATGTAGATGTGTTGGAAACAGAAGAAGAACTTCTATTTCGAGTCGAAATGCCTGGTGTGGATCAATCTTCGGTAGAAATTTCTATAGAGAAAGATCAGTTGATTTTGGAAGGTAAATTTGTTCCATCTCTAGAGGCTCGGGGGCAAGTACGTCTTGCTGAGTACAGAGAAGGAAATTACTTCCGTAAATTTACAATTGGAAAGGCAATCCATTCGGATAAAGCAACTGCAAAAATGAAGAATGGAATTTTAGAGCTTACCATTCCGAAAATGGAGCCGAAAAAAACAAAGGTTGAAATCCAGAAATAA
- the hisC gene encoding histidinol-phosphate transaminase, translating into MEALVRKELPAFKPYTPGEQPGLTTSTIKLNTNENPYPPSPKIREAVEKVLQTGVLRKYPNYHARKLQELIAKDYDLDPNQILVTNGSDEALRMLFHTLIGPGDVVVAPDPTYSYYPVLTEQMMVGATYKAVPLLPNLHFDFPALSKEQGKLLCFAHPNAPTGVEEDKTELLNLVKNFSGIVLSDEAYIDFTEPNTSLISEIRNHPNLVVSRTFSKSYALAGLRVGFIVGSIDVISWIRKLKDSYNVGILEQVVAEVSYADKEYFLEKRLAVIAERTKLKKELESLGFIIPNSSTNFLFCKPKVGISPESLYLQLKEKNILIRYFSTGISKDYIRITIGTPEENQKLLETICNFL; encoded by the coding sequence ATGGAGGCACTGGTCCGCAAGGAGTTACCTGCTTTCAAACCATACACTCCGGGCGAACAACCTGGCCTTACTACGTCTACGATCAAACTCAATACCAACGAGAACCCTTATCCACCTTCTCCAAAAATCAGAGAAGCAGTAGAAAAGGTTTTACAAACAGGTGTTTTACGAAAATATCCCAACTATCACGCAAGAAAACTTCAAGAATTGATTGCCAAAGATTATGATTTGGATCCCAACCAAATCTTAGTCACCAATGGTTCAGACGAAGCCTTACGGATGTTATTCCATACATTGATTGGTCCGGGAGATGTGGTGGTGGCACCCGATCCAACCTATTCTTATTACCCGGTCCTTACAGAACAAATGATGGTGGGAGCCACTTACAAAGCAGTTCCCCTTCTTCCTAATCTACATTTTGATTTTCCCGCCCTATCAAAAGAACAAGGAAAGTTACTTTGTTTTGCCCATCCCAATGCCCCAACCGGTGTGGAAGAAGATAAAACCGAACTTTTAAACTTAGTTAAAAATTTTTCAGGAATTGTACTTTCCGATGAAGCTTATATTGATTTTACAGAACCTAACACAAGTTTAATTTCGGAAATTAGAAATCATCCGAATCTCGTGGTCTCCCGTACCTTTTCCAAATCTTATGCGCTGGCAGGATTACGGGTTGGGTTTATTGTGGGATCCATCGATGTCATTTCTTGGATTCGCAAATTAAAAGATTCTTATAACGTGGGAATCTTGGAACAAGTGGTGGCGGAAGTTTCTTACGCAGACAAAGAATACTTTTTAGAAAAACGGTTAGCAGTGATTGCGGAAAGAACAAAGTTAAAAAAGGAATTGGAATCTCTAGGTTTTATAATCCCAAACTCATCAACCAACTTTCTATTTTGTAAACCAAAAGTAGGAATCTCTCCTGAAAGTTTATACTTACAATTAAAAGAAAAAAATATCCTCATTCGTTATTTCTCTACGGGAATTTCTAAGGACTACATTCGGATTACTATTGGAACTCCAGAGGAAAATCAAAAACTATTGGAAACAATTTGTAACTTTTTATAA
- a CDS encoding 2-isopropylmalate synthase, which yields MIWKEMEDYVRIFDTTLRDGEQCPGAAMSEDEKVEIALHLARMKVDIIEAGFPVSSPVQFKAVERIAREIEGPIICGLSRALRPDLEAARDALKPAKLKRIHTFIASSPIHMKHKLGKTPAEVLEMARLAVKMARDFVTDVEFSPEDATRSEWEFLRELVEAVIEEGATTINIPDTVGYTTPQEYMDLFRFLKKEVKGADKVIFSAHCHNDLGLAVANSLATVLAGGRQIECTINGIGERAGNTAMEEVVMALKTRKDAFGVETNIDSTLITRGSHLVKTITGMVVQPNKAIVGANAFAHESGIHQDGVIKNRQTYEIMTPESVGLKSNRMVLGRHSGRAGFKDRIIRMGFDPKPEEIDNAYNRFLEIADKKKEVFDEDIAALFQGEISRSQVDEIYRLVSFEQNTGTNKTPDSKISLQIKGEIKQGEAHGDGPVDSIFKAINLVTGLSPLLSRLVISPVTEGTDAMAEASVTLEDGERRVVGKGDSTDIIEACAKAYINALNRL from the coding sequence ATGATCTGGAAGGAGATGGAAGATTACGTACGCATATTTGATACCACTCTAAGGGACGGGGAACAATGCCCCGGGGCTGCGATGAGCGAAGATGAAAAGGTGGAAATTGCCTTACACCTTGCCCGAATGAAAGTTGATATCATCGAAGCCGGGTTTCCGGTTTCCTCTCCTGTCCAATTCAAAGCGGTAGAAAGAATCGCTCGAGAAATCGAAGGTCCAATTATCTGTGGGCTTTCCCGGGCACTTCGTCCCGATTTAGAAGCAGCACGTGATGCATTAAAACCTGCGAAACTCAAAAGAATTCATACCTTCATTGCTTCCTCTCCCATTCATATGAAACACAAATTGGGAAAAACACCTGCAGAAGTTTTGGAGATGGCAAGACTTGCAGTAAAAATGGCAAGAGACTTTGTCACCGATGTAGAATTTTCACCAGAAGATGCAACACGTTCCGAATGGGAGTTCTTACGCGAGTTAGTCGAAGCAGTGATTGAAGAAGGTGCCACGACCATCAACATTCCAGACACGGTTGGATATACAACTCCACAAGAGTATATGGATCTATTTCGTTTCCTAAAAAAGGAAGTAAAGGGAGCTGACAAAGTTATTTTTTCTGCACATTGCCATAACGATCTTGGCCTTGCGGTTGCAAACTCACTTGCGACGGTTCTTGCGGGCGGTCGTCAGATCGAATGTACAATCAACGGAATCGGAGAACGAGCAGGCAACACTGCCATGGAAGAAGTGGTGATGGCTCTCAAAACAAGAAAGGATGCCTTCGGAGTGGAAACAAATATAGATTCTACTCTGATCACTCGTGGTTCGCATCTAGTAAAAACCATTACAGGAATGGTCGTTCAACCTAACAAAGCAATTGTGGGTGCTAATGCCTTTGCTCACGAATCTGGAATCCACCAAGATGGTGTGATTAAAAACAGACAAACTTATGAAATTATGACTCCAGAATCCGTGGGACTCAAATCCAATCGTATGGTCCTTGGTCGTCACTCCGGAAGAGCTGGATTTAAAGATAGAATCATCCGCATGGGATTTGATCCAAAACCAGAGGAAATTGACAATGCTTACAATCGTTTCCTTGAAATAGCAGATAAAAAAAAGGAAGTCTTTGATGAAGACATTGCTGCTCTATTTCAAGGTGAGATCAGTCGTTCTCAAGTTGATGAAATCTACCGACTTGTTTCCTTTGAACAAAATACGGGAACAAACAAAACTCCTGATTCCAAAATCTCTTTGCAAATCAAAGGAGAAATCAAACAAGGAGAAGCCCATGGTGATGGACCAGTTGATAGTATCTTTAAAGCCATTAACCTTGTCACAGGACTTTCCCCTCTCCTTTCTAGACTTGTGATTTCACCTGTAACAGAAGGTACTGATGCTATGGCGGAAGCTTCTGTTACTTTAGAAGATGGCGAGAGGCGAGTTGTAGGGAAGGGAGATTCCACAGATATCATTGAAGCCTGTGCGAAAGCCTATATCAATGCTTTGAACCGGTTATAA
- a CDS encoding VOC family protein: MMNTTKNMDLVLPQFFSVNLDGGENTTIPLRFYLSFLGGTVLKESFGHSELKLESGERLVFSKTTEHCPVRPGTITLLCDNAIKKHPEFSSLQLVQSVPEKNYSLYEDPWGNWIWIYFLDSK, from the coding sequence ATGATGAATACAACAAAAAACATGGATTTAGTTCTTCCTCAGTTCTTCTCTGTGAATTTAGACGGTGGTGAAAATACTACGATTCCACTACGGTTTTACCTATCGTTTCTCGGGGGGACCGTCCTAAAAGAAAGTTTTGGCCATTCTGAATTGAAATTAGAATCAGGGGAACGTTTGGTTTTTTCGAAAACCACGGAACATTGCCCTGTGCGTCCGGGAACCATCACTCTTCTTTGTGACAACGCGATTAAAAAACATCCAGAATTTTCCTCTCTCCAACTTGTACAATCTGTGCCAGAAAAAAATTATTCTTTGTATGAAGATCCTTGGGGAAATTGGATCTGGATTTATTTTTTGGATTCTAAATAA
- a CDS encoding glycerophosphodiester phosphodiesterase gives MFQPRIERLKSILGKNPANIGHRGARGLAPENTLVSFLVGSESTHYFELDTMLCGSGELVVIHDFTVDRTTDGKGKVADYKYRALAELDAGSFFEEAFEGEQIPTLSQVIQTLPENTVFDIEMKSEGKKEERQALASALVKLIRKYKLTNRIWVSSFDWDLVDLIRMEEPEVLRGLLIEKGDSLNKNYMEFEPDLILPHLSACTKEFVQDLREKSLLVIPYTTNTEEEWNQLLEVGVAGLITDYPDRLAYYLESKK, from the coding sequence ATGTTCCAACCAAGAATCGAAAGACTTAAATCCATACTCGGAAAAAATCCAGCCAATATTGGACATAGAGGTGCACGGGGACTAGCTCCAGAAAACACTCTCGTTTCGTTTCTTGTGGGATCCGAGTCTACACATTACTTTGAATTGGATACGATGCTTTGTGGTTCCGGAGAACTTGTAGTCATCCATGACTTTACAGTGGATCGCACTACCGATGGAAAAGGAAAAGTGGCAGACTATAAATATCGCGCTTTAGCAGAACTAGATGCCGGAAGTTTTTTTGAGGAGGCCTTTGAGGGAGAACAAATTCCGACACTCTCTCAGGTGATCCAAACCCTTCCGGAAAACACGGTATTTGATATTGAAATGAAAAGTGAGGGTAAAAAAGAAGAAAGGCAGGCTCTCGCTTCTGCCCTTGTCAAACTCATTCGAAAATACAAACTAACCAATCGAATTTGGGTGAGTAGTTTTGATTGGGACTTAGTGGATCTCATACGAATGGAAGAACCCGAAGTATTACGAGGACTTCTGATCGAAAAAGGAGATTCGCTAAACAAGAATTATATGGAATTTGAACCGGATCTGATTCTCCCTCATCTTTCTGCTTGTACTAAAGAATTTGTGCAAGACTTAAGAGAGAAATCATTACTTGTGATTCCTTATACAACCAATACCGAAGAAGAATGGAATCAATTGTTAGAAGTTGGAGTGGCCGGTCTCATCACTGACTATCCAGACCGTTTGGCCTATTATTTAGAATCCAAAAAATAA
- a CDS encoding queuosine precursor transporter, with product MHVLKQKPVILYTVLLSFFLTFLLLAELTGSKLFFAFGFTMTMGVIPFPVTFIITDLLNEYYGRKVVRATTFLGMVMLGFAYLLIMIDIQIPASPESPIDDASFERVFANSGLVILGSIIAYVIGQMIDLHTFHFLRKKTGGKHIWLRATGSTIISQLIDSYVVIFIALGKYHPVSKLVAIANTNFLYKLGVAILITPLLYAIHIYIDRYLGETLKKQMFRSAMEEEGLESTIQPG from the coding sequence ATGCACGTTCTCAAACAAAAACCGGTTATCCTCTATACGGTTCTTCTCAGTTTTTTTCTAACCTTTCTTTTGCTTGCCGAACTTACCGGTAGTAAATTATTTTTTGCCTTTGGATTCACTATGACAATGGGGGTTATCCCTTTTCCTGTCACATTTATCATCACCGATTTATTAAACGAATACTATGGCAGGAAGGTAGTTCGAGCCACGACCTTCCTTGGGATGGTCATGTTAGGTTTTGCTTATCTTCTCATTATGATCGACATTCAAATCCCTGCAAGCCCCGAGTCGCCAATTGACGATGCCTCCTTCGAACGTGTGTTTGCCAATTCTGGTCTTGTGATCCTTGGTTCCATCATCGCCTATGTGATTGGTCAAATGATTGACCTCCACACCTTTCATTTCCTTCGCAAAAAAACGGGAGGAAAACATATCTGGCTTCGGGCTACGGGATCTACCATCATCTCTCAACTCATTGATTCTTATGTGGTGATCTTCATTGCCCTGGGGAAATACCATCCCGTATCGAAACTCGTCGCCATTGCCAATACCAACTTTCTTTATAAATTGGGGGTCGCTATCCTCATCACCCCTCTTCTTTATGCCATCCATATCTACATTGATCGTTATTTAGGGGAAACTTTAAAAAAACAAATGTTCCGATCAGCGATGGAGGAAGAAGGGTTGGAATCGACCATCCAACCCGGGTAA
- a CDS encoding glycosyl hydrolase family 18 protein, with protein sequence MPESQIPSSPKRPLSNAAKYSLLFASWVFLSTISFYLGMNLIQPNGTALVLKDSPKTGNANPSVVEASTPSLGTPSEMETKDSSESEAPQTVEESAELPSFLPDENVTFRSSAWSTDWTAMKKTVHLYNEIHPFIYTMKGGLSNNGELISSWSSTSKKERVLELRALNPKVKIIPTIFRWENPKEKIQENIGMGGRNDIRDHHIQVIVNEIMTYGYDGIDIDYEGMSCDKKEKFEEFFVLLAREVHKKGKLISVAVHPKTPAEKSKKKELNCRGLSKAITLDFRENWRGPTTHDYAFLAKHADRVKIMAYELHPRKYHNPGPGPQAPNVWLKDIITYAKKRVPTHKLYMAIPTYGYDWALNCKASAKAIYHSDAQRIKAGAHKNRQPTDINRILNEENKVASWRNLSKFSDIHKNRAYEDPSLWYTSGGCDRVAFYMNRKAFEEKMTLLRKYDLGGFSFWQLVTDNDPEINVYLSKLVQGQLPPVEKAKEEEEPKEETTIPVTDSKESLKVSDSKSKTKTNKF encoded by the coding sequence ATGCCCGAATCTCAAATCCCATCCTCCCCCAAACGTCCGCTCTCGAATGCGGCTAAATATTCCTTATTATTTGCCTCTTGGGTCTTTTTATCCACAATCTCCTTCTATTTAGGAATGAATTTGATCCAACCCAACGGCACGGCCCTCGTTTTAAAAGACAGTCCCAAAACGGGAAATGCCAATCCGAGCGTTGTGGAAGCCTCCACTCCATCCCTTGGCACCCCTTCGGAGATGGAAACAAAGGACAGCTCTGAATCTGAAGCGCCACAGACTGTGGAAGAATCGGCGGAACTCCCCAGTTTTCTTCCAGATGAAAACGTAACTTTTCGTTCCTCTGCTTGGTCCACAGACTGGACGGCGATGAAAAAAACAGTACACTTATATAACGAAATCCATCCCTTCATTTATACGATGAAAGGAGGACTTTCCAATAACGGAGAATTGATTTCCAGTTGGTCTAGCACTTCCAAAAAGGAACGTGTTTTGGAACTCCGTGCCTTAAATCCTAAAGTCAAAATCATTCCTACCATTTTTCGTTGGGAAAATCCAAAAGAAAAAATCCAAGAAAACATCGGAATGGGTGGTAGAAATGACATCCGTGACCACCACATCCAAGTTATTGTGAATGAAATTATGACTTATGGTTATGATGGAATTGACATTGATTATGAAGGAATGTCTTGCGATAAAAAGGAAAAGTTCGAAGAGTTTTTTGTCCTTCTTGCACGAGAAGTTCATAAAAAAGGAAAACTGATTTCCGTTGCCGTTCATCCAAAAACACCTGCGGAAAAAAGTAAAAAGAAAGAATTGAATTGCCGTGGCCTTTCCAAAGCCATCACTCTTGACTTTCGTGAAAATTGGAGAGGGCCTACTACTCACGACTATGCCTTCCTAGCCAAACACGCAGACCGCGTGAAAATTATGGCTTATGAACTTCATCCGAGAAAATACCATAATCCTGGACCTGGCCCTCAAGCCCCGAACGTTTGGTTGAAAGACATCATTACTTATGCTAAAAAAAGAGTGCCAACACATAAACTTTATATGGCAATTCCAACTTATGGATATGACTGGGCTCTCAATTGTAAGGCTTCGGCAAAAGCCATTTACCACTCGGATGCACAAAGAATCAAAGCCGGGGCACATAAAAATCGCCAACCAACAGATATCAATCGCATCTTAAATGAAGAAAACAAAGTGGCTAGTTGGAGAAACTTATCTAAGTTTTCTGACATTCATAAGAACCGTGCGTATGAAGATCCTTCCCTTTGGTATACCAGCGGTGGATGTGATCGAGTGGCTTTTTATATGAACAGAAAAGCCTTCGAAGAAAAAATGACCCTATTACGAAAATATGATTTGGGTGGATTTTCTTTCTGGCAACTGGTAACAGACAATGATCCAGAAATCAATGTTTACTTAAGTAAGTTGGTTCAAGGCCAACTCCCTCCTGTAGAAAAAGCGAAAGAGGAAGAAGAACCAAAAGAAGAAACTACAATTCCTGTAACTGATTCGAAAGAATCATTGAAAGTTTCCGATTCGAAATCAAAAACAAAAACCAACAAATTTTAA
- a CDS encoding L-threonylcarbamoyladenylate synthase — translation MKTLISSDVRLLANLIQEGKVVIFPTETVYGIGASTKLEAACLRVYEIKGRPKDNPLIAHFHSIKAIEEVCILGDLGRKLLEKFSPGPLTLILPKKDKSLFPKELATLAVRIPKNPVIRDWIELTGSPISAPSANLSGRPSLTKLADVIRYFDGVVDGILEAEEPSFGIESTVVSLVGKTPALLRPGSIESTELLSILPDLWIPEPTAKNDIRAVPLSPGTKYKHYAPNARVVLATTEEFLYSLKTMSESTLTAWIGFSWTGKEIIGLEEMTEKQSLGKNHRFCSVSSNEDYASKLYAFFESCDLAGIRTIFCEVPKPERGEEGLRNRLEKATGG, via the coding sequence ATGAAAACCTTAATCTCTTCGGATGTACGTTTGCTTGCGAACCTCATCCAAGAGGGAAAGGTCGTTATTTTCCCCACAGAGACAGTCTATGGGATTGGGGCTTCCACAAAGTTGGAAGCAGCTTGCCTTCGCGTGTATGAAATCAAAGGAAGACCCAAAGACAATCCCCTCATTGCCCATTTCCATTCGATAAAAGCCATCGAAGAGGTATGTATATTAGGAGATTTAGGACGAAAGTTGTTAGAAAAATTTTCCCCAGGTCCTCTCACTCTCATTCTTCCAAAAAAAGACAAATCACTATTCCCAAAAGAGTTAGCTACATTAGCGGTGCGAATTCCGAAAAACCCAGTCATTCGTGATTGGATCGAACTTACTGGTTCTCCCATTTCTGCTCCATCAGCCAATCTTTCGGGGAGACCTTCTTTAACGAAGTTAGCAGATGTGATCCGCTATTTTGATGGAGTTGTGGATGGCATTTTGGAAGCAGAGGAACCCAGTTTTGGTATTGAATCTACTGTGGTAAGCCTGGTTGGGAAAACACCGGCACTTCTGAGACCAGGCTCCATTGAATCCACCGAACTTCTGTCAATCCTACCCGATCTTTGGATTCCAGAGCCTACTGCCAAAAATGATATTCGGGCCGTACCCTTAAGCCCCGGAACCAAATACAAACACTATGCACCCAATGCCCGTGTGGTCTTAGCAACCACTGAAGAGTTTTTATACAGTTTAAAGACAATGAGTGAATCGACTCTTACGGCATGGATTGGATTTTCATGGACAGGTAAGGAAATCATCGGTTTAGAGGAAATGACTGAAAAACAATCCTTAGGTAAAAATCACAGATTTTGTTCTGTGTCATCTAATGAAGATTATGCGTCTAAACTATATGCTTTTTTTGAATCCTGCGACCTTGCAGGAATTCGAACCATTTTTTGCGAAGTTCCAAAACCGGAACGGGGAGAAGAGGGACTTCGCAATCGTTTGGAAAAAGCAACCGGTGGTTAG
- a CDS encoding S49 family peptidase produces MFRILFLVIFLPFRLLYQIYLRLSLIFQSGKEVYELEFPAVFEDSYKSYFVKKLQGKEETVTRLELLILLKLIQKNGKIKTLDISLPPLEWTLSEFYEVRNQLLAIKESGKKVRIFTKEGGVGTLLLLTAATEKYLAPESEFMVLLPSAEPMFFGKFLKTWGIEVQAFASGPYKSFAESFTRGEFSKEAKKNLETLILDLRKVLLIALTNGNPSLESVFYKPMLSADELLSAGIIDGIKTETEFFSEDRKVFSGNYPSLHYSIKEFRILPKRKAEVVVLPLEGGISGGDFLHKNRENGKIEAFSLIPNLKALGEDKKIKAVILEISSPGGSAFYSEQIHQEILELKKTKIVTAYFKDTVASGGYYLGSAVDHITASPVCITGSIGAVSIRANLQKLYKKFQLNKEAVGFYPFRDIHSEFQPLSKQSVQYLESQIKKTEGLFYRRVAEGRKIPLENLPKIGMGRVYLPTVENRIVDALGGLLDAVHEVKERLGGKPITLSEELPAYNLRNKIPILGGLITELKTLESLNEISLLSPIRLAWKNRK; encoded by the coding sequence GTGTTTCGAATTCTTTTTTTGGTAATTTTCTTACCCTTTCGCCTTCTGTACCAGATTTACCTACGTCTAAGCCTTATTTTCCAATCAGGGAAAGAGGTCTATGAACTCGAATTCCCTGCGGTTTTTGAAGATTCTTACAAATCCTATTTTGTCAAAAAATTACAAGGTAAGGAAGAAACAGTCACAAGACTCGAACTTCTCATCCTTCTCAAACTCATCCAAAAGAATGGAAAAATCAAAACTTTAGATATCTCCCTTCCTCCACTCGAATGGACACTTTCTGAATTTTATGAAGTGAGAAACCAACTTTTGGCAATTAAAGAATCCGGTAAAAAGGTGCGAATCTTTACCAAAGAAGGTGGTGTCGGTACCCTCTTACTTCTCACGGCAGCAACCGAAAAGTATTTGGCACCAGAGTCAGAATTTATGGTTTTACTTCCAAGCGCCGAACCCATGTTTTTCGGCAAGTTTCTGAAAACTTGGGGGATAGAAGTTCAGGCTTTTGCTTCTGGCCCCTACAAGTCCTTTGCAGAAAGTTTTACAAGGGGAGAATTTTCTAAGGAAGCAAAAAAGAATTTAGAAACCTTAATTCTAGATCTACGGAAAGTTTTACTCATAGCTCTTACCAACGGAAATCCATCACTCGAATCAGTCTTTTACAAACCGATGTTATCTGCGGATGAATTATTATCAGCAGGAATCATCGACGGTATCAAAACAGAAACAGAATTTTTCTCTGAAGATAGAAAGGTATTTTCCGGTAACTATCCATCTCTACACTACAGTATCAAAGAATTTCGTATTTTACCAAAACGAAAAGCAGAAGTAGTTGTCCTTCCCTTAGAAGGAGGAATTTCTGGCGGGGATTTTTTACATAAAAATAGAGAAAATGGAAAAATCGAAGCCTTCTCACTCATTCCGAATCTAAAAGCCCTTGGTGAAGACAAAAAAATCAAAGCCGTAATTTTAGAAATCTCCTCACCTGGTGGTTCGGCATTTTACTCCGAACAAATCCACCAAGAAATTTTGGAATTAAAGAAAACCAAAATTGTAACTGCTTATTTCAAAGATACTGTCGCAAGCGGCGGGTATTACCTTGGTTCGGCGGTTGATCATATCACTGCCTCTCCTGTTTGTATTACAGGATCCATCGGGGCCGTTAGCATTCGTGCCAATTTACAAAAGTTATATAAGAAGTTTCAGCTAAATAAAGAAGCTGTTGGTTTTTATCCTTTTCGAGACATTCACTCAGAATTCCAACCCCTTTCCAAACAAAGTGTTCAATATTTAGAATCACAAATTAAAAAAACAGAAGGTTTGTTTTACAGACGTGTTGCCGAAGGAAGAAAAATTCCACTAGAAAACCTACCAAAAATTGGAATGGGAAGGGTTTATTTACCAACGGTTGAGAATCGAATCGTAGATGCTCTCGGCGGGCTTTTAGATGCAGTACATGAAGTGAAAGAACGGTTAGGTGGTAAACCCATCACTCTTTCTGAAGAACTCCCGGCATATAATTTGAGAAATAAAATTCCCATCCTTGGTGGACTCATTACGGAACTGAAAACCTTAGAGTCACTCAATGAAATTTCTCTTCTCTCACCAATTCGTTTGGCTTGGAAAAACAGAAAATAA